One part of the Torulaspora delbrueckii CBS 1146 chromosome 8, complete genome genome encodes these proteins:
- the UTP7 gene encoding Utp7p (similar to Saccharomyces cerevisiae UTP7 (YER082C); ancestral locus Anc_7.275): MPPNRKVKDNQGKYERSTGGNVNKPKKQTRDKKLRAGMKKIDDQYKEAVSAAAATQYLLPESAGYLEAEDEMEKTFKVKQDEIKEGVDVGTANKALDLSLKEFGPYHINYSRNGTSLLIAGRKGHIASMDWRKGDLRAELNVNETCHGATYLQNDQFFAVAQKKYTFIYDHEGVELHRLKQHIEARHLQFLPYHYLLATAGETGWLKYQDVSTGQLVSELRTKLGPTTAMTQNPWNAIMHLGHSNGTVTLWSPSMPQPLVKLLSARGPITSVAIDRAGYNMVTTGADKSMKIWDIRNFKELHVANLPTPASNISISDTGLVAVSRGPHVTIWNNALKAGFENRPFFGSMGQNNRNTPYMSHLIPGNKINNMQFVPFEDLLGTGHNDGVTNLIIPGAGEANYDALEINPFETTKQRQEQEVRTLLNKLPADTITLDPNVIGTIEKNASSRRLTAKDLAEISNASLDKAKFNKDIPKIQPDVKGKNSGLRSFLRKKTRNVIDERKVRVQRQMEKEKNTRKRNHQIKEGHITEDHKDLVDEALERFS, translated from the coding sequence ATGCCACCGAATCGCAAAGTGAAGGACAATCAAGGGAAATATGAAAGATCTACGGGCGGCAATGTCAATAAGCCTAAGAAGCAGACTAGAgataagaaattgagagcAGGCATGAAAAAGATTGACGATCAGTATAAGGAAGCAGtatctgctgctgctgccacACAGTACTTGCTGCCTGAATCAGCAGGTTATTTGgaagcagaagatgagatggaAAAGACTTTTAAGGTGAAACAGGATGAGATAAAAGAAGGTGTGGATGTTGGGACAGCAAATAAAGCACTAGACCTTTCGCTCAAAGAATTCGGTCCTTACCATATCAATTACTCCAGAAATGGTACTAGTTTACTAATTGCCGGACGTAAAGGTCATATAGCGTCTATGGATTGGAGGAAAGGTGATCTTCGCGCTGAGTTGAATGTCAATGAAACCTGTCATGGAGCTACGTACTTGCAAAATGACCAGTTCTTCGCGGTGGctcaaaaaaaatacaCATTTATCTATGATCATGAAGGTGTGGAATTACATCGTTTGAAGCAGCACATAGAGGCCAGGCATCTGCAGTTTCTGCCTTACCACTACCTATTGGCCACAGCGGGAGAGACAGGGTGGCTCAAATATCAGGATGTATCAACTGGGCAGTTGGTTTCGGAACTTAGAACTAAATTAGGCCCAACAACTGCCATGACTCAAAATCCTTGGAATGCTATCATGCATTTAGGCCACAGTAACGGTACTGTCACTCTTTGGTCGCCATCAATGCCACAACCACTTGTTAAACTGCTCTCTGCGAGAGGCCCCATAACCAGTGTAGCCATCGATAGAGCGGGATACAACATGGTTACCACTGGGGCAGAcaaatcaatgaagatttggGACATAAGGaacttcaaagagcttCATGTCGCGAACCTCCCAACACCAGCATCGAATATCAGTATTTCAGATACCGGCCTCGTTGCAGTGTCGCGTGGCCCTCATGTAACCATTTGGAATAATGCTCTGAAGGCTGGATTTGAGAATAGACcattctttggatcaatgGGTCAGAATAATAGAAACACACCTTACATGTCTCATTTAATCCCTGGTAATAAGATAAACAACATGCAATTCGTACCATTCGAAGATCTTCTTGGAACGGGCCATAATGACGGTGTGACGAATTTGATCATACCAGGTGCTGGTGAAGCTAACTACGATGCATTGGAGATTAATCCATTCGAAACAACGAAGCAAAGACAGGAGCAAGAAGTGAGAACATTATTGAACAAATTACCAGCAGACACTATCACCTTGGATCCAAATGTAATAGGTACGATTGAGAAGAACGCTAGTAGCCGAAGACTAACCGCCAAGGATTTGGCAGAAATTTCCAATGCCTCCCTCGACAAGGCTAAGTTCAACAAAGATATACCCAAGATTCAACCAGATGTTAAAGGTAAAAACTCAGGGCTACGTTCATTCCTGCGTAAGAAGACACGTAATGTCATAGACGAGAGGAAGGTTAGAGTGCAGCGACAgatggagaaggagaaaaatACTCGTAAAAGAAATCATCAGATTAAAGAAGGTCACATTACAGAAGACCATAAGGATCTGGTCGATGAAGCCCTTGAACGTTTTTCCTAA
- the RPN2 gene encoding proteasome regulatory particle base subunit RPN2 (similar to Saccharomyces cerevisiae RPN2 (YIL075C); ancestral locus Anc_7.274), whose protein sequence is MSSTTAAPLLALLKEKDDSVKSYALKSINDVVDELWSEISNGITEIEALYDDGNFSDRQMAALIASKVYYNLGEYESAVKFALAAGDCFDIDEKSQYVETIVSQSIEMYIKSSKEEFESKDSKFEGDEKLKAIFERMISKCVAAGEYKLALGIALEAFRLDLVNDILKSRLKEDTEANGLKLINYVLTATTTIVANRKFKESMLRSLFEILNSMKSADYFTVSKVVVNLNEAALAIKLFEKLHSTEDIEVSYQIALDMVSSGSQELLDTLLRDLTEKGYDSRLLDILSGLPTCDYYNTFLFNNKNIDIGLLNKSKSSLDGKFSLFHTAVSVANGFMHAGTTDNTFIRTNLTWLGKAQNWAKFTATASLGVIHRGNLADGKKVMAPYLPGSRSTSRYIRGGSLYALGLIYAGFGRDIIDYLKVHIVENSAATGDEDIDVLLHGASLGIGLAAMGSASTDVYESLKEVLYNDSAVSGEAAAMGMGLTMLGTGNESAIRDMLTYAQETQHGNITRGLAVGLSLVSYGRQETADGLISSMLDSEEALLRYGGAFTIALAYAGTGNNKAVKKLLHIAVSDSNDDVRRAAVIALGFVLLRDYTTVPRIVELLSKSHNAHVRCGTAFALGIACAGRVLPSAIDVLEPLTKDPVDFVRQAAMIALSMILIQQTDKLNSKVAEVNQNFLNVITNKHQEGLAKFGACIAQGIMNAGGRNVTIHLENAEMGTLDARAVVGLAMFSQFWYWFPLAHFLSLSFTPTTVIGVRGSDLNIPKFELNCHAKQDIFGYPKMYEEAADKEVEKVATAVLSTTARAKARAKKTKKEKDAGEGEKVKIAEGKATSTKEQEGTKEKDEEVSKVKYSSKPYKIENMSRVLPQQARYISFNKDDRFVPIRKYKGGNDVIILTDKKPEEPVSLIETVRQSKDVNAPLPTPFKVEDNLDYPDI, encoded by the coding sequence ATGTCTTCAACGACTGCAGCTCCCCTACTGGCGCTGCTAAAGGAAAAGGATGATTCGGTCAAAAGTTATGCATTGAAGTCTATCAATGATGTTGTGGATGAACTGTGGTCGGAGATTTCGAATGGTATTACCGAGATTGAGGCTCTGTACGATGATGGGAATTTTTCAGACAGACAGATGGCGGCATTGATTGCATCTAAAGTGTACTATAATTTGGGAGAGTACGAATCTGCTGTGAAATTTGCCTTGGCAGCTGGTGATTGTTTTGATATTGACGAAAAATCACAGTATGTGGAAACTATCGTCTCTCAGAGTATCGAGATGTATATTAAAAgctccaaagaagaatttgaatcaAAGGACAGTAAGTTTGAAGGCGATGAGAAACTCAAGGCTATCTTCGAAAGGATGATATCGAAATGTGTAGCAGCTGGTGAGTACAAATTAGCGCTTGGGATTGCATTGGAAGCCTTTAGACTGGATTTGGTGAATGATATATTGAAATCCAGGTTGAAGGAAGACACAGAGGCCAATGGTCTCAAATTGATAAATTACGTTCTGACAGCAACTACTACGATTGTCGCAAACAGAAAATTTAAGGAGAGCATGTTGAGATCGTTATTTGAAATCCTGAACTCTATGAAATCAGCAGACTATTTCACTGTTTCTAAAGTGGTAGTGAACCTAAATGAAGCGGCTTTGGCCATTAAACTGTTTGAGAAATTGCATAGTACCGAAGACATTGAAGTTTCTTATCAAATCGCTCTGGATATGGTCTCGTCTGGTTCTCAAGAACTGCTAGACACTCTTTTACGCGATTTGACAGAAAAAGGTTATGATTCAAGGTTACTTGATATCCTCTCTGGACTACCGACATGCGACTATTACAACACTTTTCtgttcaacaacaaaaacaTTGATATCGGTCTATTGAATAAATCCAAATCATCTCTCGATGGTAAGTTTTCTTTATTCCATACTGCAGTCAGTGTGGCTAATGGGTTCATGCATGCCGGTACAACTGATAATACATTCATTAGAACAAATTTGACATGGCTTGGAAAGGCTCAAAACTGGGCCAAGTTCACAGCAACTGCCTCATTGGGTGTAATTCACAGAGGCAACCTTGCTGATGGTAAAAAAGTCATGGCTCCTTACCTCCCTGGCAGTCGTTCCACTTCTCGCTACATTAGAGGGGGTTCACTGTATGCCCTTGGTCTGATTTACGCGggatttggaagagataTTATCGATTACCTGAAAGTACATATTGTGGAAAACAGCGCTGCAActggtgatgaagatattgaTGTTCTATTGCATGGTGCTTCGCTGGGTATTGGTCTGGCCGCTATGGGTTCGGCTAGTACAGACGTTTatgaatctttgaaggaagttTTGTACAACGATTCGGCGGTTTCTGGAGAGGCTGCTGCAATGGGTATGGGTCTGACCATGTTGGGAACTGGTAACGAATCTGCTATACGTGATATGTTGACTTACGCGCAAGAGACACAACATGGTAACATCACTCGTGGTCTAGCGGTGGGTTTGTCATTGGTAAGTTACGGTCGCCAAGAAACAGCTGATGGGTTGATCTCAAGCATGTTGGATAGCGAAGAAGCATTGCTACGTTATGGTGGTGCCTTTACCATTGCTCTCGCATACGCAGGTACCGGAAACAACAAAGCTGTTAAGAAGCTTCTTCACATCGCGGTCTCCGACtctaatgatgatgttAGACGTGCAGCTGTCATTGCATTAGGTTTCGTCCTCCTTCGTGACTACACTACTGTTCCGAGAATTGTTGAGCTTTTGTCCAAATCCCATAACGCTCATGTTAGATGCGGTACAGCATTTGCTCTTGGTATTGCGTGTGCTGGCAGAGTGTTGCCGTCCGCGATTGATGTCTTGGAGCCTCTAACTAAGGATCCTGTTGATTTCGTCCGTCAAGCGGCTATGATTGCATTATCGATGATCTTGATTCAACAGACTGACAAGCTGAACTCAAAAGTAGCAGAAGTTAATCAAAATTTCCTGAACGTCATCACCAATAAACACCAAGAAGGTCTGGCTAAGTTCGGTGCATGCATTGCCCAAGGTATAATGAACGCTGGTGGTCGTAACGTCACCATTCACTTAGAAAACGCTGAAATGGGAACTCTAGATGCTAGAGCTGTCGTCGGTTTGGCTATGTTCTCACAATTTTGGTACTGGTTCCCTCTTGCACATTTCCTATCTCTGTCCTTCACACCAACTACAGTTATCGGTGTACGTGGGTCTGATTTGAACATCCCAAAATTTGAGCTGAACTGTCACGCCAAACAAGACATTTTTGGTTATCCAAAGATGTACGAAGAGGCAGCCGATAAGGAGGTTGAGAAAGTAGCAACTGCTGTGCTATCGACTACCGCAAGGGCCAAAGCCAGAGCtaagaagacgaagaaggaaaaggatGCTGGCGAAGGCGAGAAGGTCAAAATCGCCGAAGGGAAAGCCACATCAAccaaggaacaagaaggcaccaaggaaaaggatgaagaagtcaGCAAAGTCAAATACTCTTCCAAACCTTACAAAATCGAGAATATGTCGCGTGTTTTGCCTCAACAAGCAAGATatatctctttcaataAGGATGATCGTTTTGTTCCTATTCGTAAATACAAGGGAGGTAACGACGTTATTATCTTAACAGATAAAAAGCCGGAAGAACCCGTTTCACTAATAGAAACGGTGAGGCAAAGCAAAGATGTGAATGCTCCTTTGCCAACACCGTTCAAAGTGGAGGACAATTTGGATTACCCCGATATATAA
- the TDEL0H01710 gene encoding uncharacterized protein (similar to Saccharomyces cerevisiae SER3 (YER081W) and SER33 (YIL074C); ancestral locus Anc_7.273) — MSALDINNLQNTFQNAINLSGSAGAVSTSPTQSFMDTLPRRMSTSKHAKVLKPFSTGDMKILLLENVNETAVSIFKEQGYQVEFNKSSLPEDELIKKIEDVHAIGIRSKTKLTSNVLKHAKNLVVIGCFCIGTNQVDLEYATTHGIAVFNSPFSNSRSVAELVIAEIISLARQLGDRSIELHTGTWNKVSNKCWEVRGKTLGIIGYGHIGSQLSVLAEAMGMHVFYYDTVTIMALGTAKQVPTLDELLKKSDFVTCHVPATAETKNMLSAPQFAAMKDGAYVINASRGTVIDIPALVQACKANKIAGAALDVYPNEPGKNGAGAFNDDLNSWTSELVSLPNIILTPHIGGSTEEAQSAIGVEVATSLTKYINEGNSVGSVNFPEVSLRSLDYDQENTVRVLYIHHNVPGVLKTVNNILSNHNIEKQFSDSNGDIAYLMADISSVDQSDIKDIYTQLNETDPKISIRLLY; from the coding sequence ATGTCTGCTCTAGATATCAACAATTTGCAGAATACCTTTCAAAATGCTATCAATTTGTCTGGTTCAGCTGGTGCTGTTTCCACTTCTCCAACTCAATCGTTCATGGACACGCTCCCACGTCGTATGAGTACTTCGAAGCACGCTAAGGTTTTGAAGCCATTTTCAACTGGGGATATGAAGATTTTGTTGCTTGAGAACGTTAACGAAACGGCTGTttccatcttcaaagagcaaGGTTACCAAGTTGAATTTAACAAATCCTCACTAcctgaagatgaattgatcaagaagatcgaagatGTACATGCCATTGGTATCAGATCAAAGACTAAACTTACTTCCAATGTTTTGAAGCATgccaaaaatttggttGTGATAGGTTGTTTCTGTATTGGTACTAACCAAGTTGACTTGGAATACGCTACCACCCACGGTATTGCTGTTTTCAACTCTCCATTCTCTAACTCTAGATCTGTCGCCGAATTGGTGATAGCTGAGATCATCAGTTTGGCCAGGCAATTGGGTGACAGATCCATCGAATTGCATACTGGTACATGGAACAAGGTTTCCAACAAGTGTTGGGAAGTAAGAGGTAAGACCCTGGGGATTATCGGTTACGGTCACATTGGTTCTCAATTATCCGTTCTTGCGGAAGCCATGGGTATGCACGTTTTCTACTACGACACCGTGACTATCATGGCTTTAGGTACTGCCAAGCAAGTCCCAACACTAGACGAATTGCTAAAGAAGTCTGATTTTGTCACATGCCATGTTCCTGCCACTGCAGAGACTAAGAACATGTTATCAGCTCCACAATTCGCCGCCATGAAGGATGGCGCTTATGTCATCAATGCTTCTAGAGGAACCGTTATCGATATTCCTGCTCTCGTTCAAGCTTGCAAGGCCAACAAAATCGCTGGTGCAGCTTTAGACGTCTACCCAAATGAACCAGGTAAGAACGGTGCTGGTGCTTTCAACGACGACTTGAACAGCTGGACCTCTGAACTCGTCTCGTTGCCAAACATCATCCTAACTCCTCACATCGGTGGCTCTACCgaagaagctcaaagtGCCATTGGTGTTGAAGTGGCTACTTCCTTGACCAAATACATCAACGAGGGTAACTCTGTCGGTTCTGTGAACTTCCCAGAAGTCTCTCTAAGATCTTTGGACTACGACCAAGAGAACACTGTGCGTGTCTTGTACATTCACCACAACGTTCCCGGTGTATTGAAGACTGTCAACAATATTTTATCCAACCACAACATTGAAAAGCAATTTTCCGACTCCAATGGTGATATTGCCTACTTGATGGCCGACATCTCTAGCGTAGATCAAAGCGATATCAAGGACATTTACACCCAATTGAACGAAACCGACCCAAAGATTTCCATCAGGTTGCTGTATTAA
- the SPO22 gene encoding Spo22p (similar to Saccharomyces cerevisiae SPO22 (YIL073C); ancestral locus Anc_7.272) gives MAVITEAANWISDRLSKSDALRSAKSNCTQEIENRIDTLYPIAEKYDRSLRTNRPVTDDVLNGSLEHAATDLWNSTEIAIKVESDNESGYLLCRCKMFASILLSMYEALRPSNERKTMTLKCYLVIFKLIIDRNWIQLKKNVQEHMDDALKSLVAAVDPTSNANTAIVKRLQFEYFLTNFQSSAKEGDLETARIFSSKADIKNSYESLDASTILELCRIIYNAATLLKDSADGICRINAISLLRDVQDYMDLPVTGLNSRSEFSSLRYSSLLLLTSCLIESDPQECRKYLELVQNLYPRKVDPFVLGIRYCRKNVGDNCDSAIEDVLMKMIMSVDIASSFDAIVSTINDFAATSPKKAANALDYIFLNKLNPQNNQQCLEKIAVSRFFLTTQAKKMTILEIIESLEDFSGSFERRFKCQISKTTMSSIITLLWNSGKKLEKNGNYHESIRFFKLALKDVLSQNYEDKAKLQRALQNAYLMTEDYIEAEKVYESMDSRDKTSPLTQLMLLRICIHRRGEHAALECLNNIRNSEQENAVDVLILAATECKRSTQLAVRAMSLLFEAMESRQATREISSNWCFPTMSLLRYTLQMIMKMAEDDRQQIFTHYSTTVKSLLNNGVEFLTRSKVLGSLTCRSEKSPMSQGSISVHEIEWFAATSYNIALQCQKYNMEPHQSDFASLSLRYIEMIPFQQFTASKAAHYMFWKYRASILCIISKKITFASGNDVALRDLQKHSFCLVDEIARTTKDQALLNGCTQEQVELFNECYLDALMSAYEVALHTRDQTKITEVLRLTANSLTAQIEILLIDTATSSAELPSGMLAEIMEAIIERNIGNTNLEDYLLCSWLRKLIDASFNTEKNCLKNLAERLLARLRTTFNENEANVAVFKQEAEMLATLTWNEGVRSIIKGSKNVGADWCQISIDFARFVNEALESHLKSLWKSLASSADMEDREDRIHDYSQDA, from the coding sequence ATGGCTGTAATAACAGAAGCTGCGAATTGGATCTCAGACAGACTTTCGAAATCAGATGCCCTCAGATCAGCGAAGTCAAATTGCACTCAGGAAATTGAAAACCGGATAGATACATTGTACCCCATTGCTGAGAAGTATGATCGATCCCTCCGAACCAATAGGCCTGTCACTGATGATGTGCTAAATGGCAGTTTAGAGCATGCTGCAACAGATCTATGGAACTCAACGGAAATAGCTATTAAAGTAGAAAGCGATAATGAGAGCGGATACTTGCTTTGTCGTTGCAAGATGTTTGCATCTATTTTACTATCGATGTATGAAGCCTTGCGTCCATCTAATGAAAGGAAAACCATGACGTTAAAATGCTACCTGGTAATCTTTAAGCTAATCATAGATCGAAATTGGAtccagttgaagaaaaatgtGCAAGAACATATGGACGATgcattgaaaagtttagTTGCTGCCGTTGACCCAACAAGTAATGCAAATACCGCTATTGTCAAAAGGCTCCAATTCGAGTACTTTCTCACAAATTTCCAGAGCTCTGCGAAGGAGGGTGATCTAGAAACCGCTCGAATATTCAGCTCGAAGGCAGATATTAAGAACTCTTATGAATCACTTGATGCCAGTACTATCCTAGAGCTTTGCCGCATAATATACAATGCTGCAACCTTGCTGAAGGACTCAGCGGATGGTATTTGCAGGATCAATGCCATTTCACTTTTACGGGATGTTCAAGATTACATGGATCTTCCTGTTACTGGCCTTAACTCACGCAGCGAGTTTAGTAGTCTCAGGTACAGCTCTTTATTACTTCTCACGAGTTGCTTAATTGAATCAGACCCTCAAGAGTGCAGAAAGTACTTGGAATTAGTGCAGAACTTGTATCCAAGAAAAGTCGACCCTTTCGTTCTGGGTATCCGATATTGCAGGAAAAATGTTGGGGACAATTGTGATAGTGCAATTGAGGAtgtcttgatgaaaatgataatGTCTGTGGATAttgcttcctcttttgaTGCCATCGTAAGCACGATCAATGATTTTGCCGCGACAAGCCCAAAGAAAGCCGCCAATGCCCTGGACtacatctttttgaataAGTTGAATCCGCAGAATAACCAACAATGCCTAGAAAAGATAGCAGTTTCGAGATTCTTTTTAACAACCCAGGCCAAAAAAATGACGATCCTTGAGATTATTGAGAGccttgaagatttctcaGGTTCTTTCGAGCGACGCTTTAAGTGCCAAATCTCAAAGACCACAATGAGTAGCATCATCACTTTACTCTGGAATTCTGGTaagaagcttgaaaagaatGGCAATTACCACGAAAGCATAAGATTCTTCAAGCTTGCATTAAAAGATGTTCTGAGTCAAAACTATGAGGATAAGGCTAAACTCCAGAGAGCATTACAAAATGCTTACCTTATGACCGAGGATTACATTGAAGCAGAAAAGGTTTATGAATCGATGGATTCCCGTGATAAGACCTCACCTTTAACCCAGTTGATGTTGCTAAGGATCTGTATTCATCGTCGAGGTGAGCATGCTGCTTTAGAATGTTTAAACAACATCAGGAACTCCGAACAAGAGAATGCTGTGGATGTTCTCATCTTGGCAGCTACAGAGTGCAAAAGATCTACACAATTGGCTGTCAGGGCTATGTCATTGCTTTTCGAGGCTATGGAGAGTAGACAGGCGACCCGAGAGATTTCATCGAATTGGTGCTTTCCAACTATGTCTCTCCTCAGATATACTTTACAAATGATTATGAAAATGGCCGAGGATGATCGGCAACAGATTTTTACCCATTACTCCACTACTGTCAAAAGTCTTTTGAATAATGGtgttgaatttttgaccaGAAGTAAAGTACTAGGATCCCTCACTTGTAGATCGGAGAAAAGCCCTATGTCTCAGGGCTCAATTTCAGTGCATGAAATTGAATGGTTCGCAGCCACCTCGTACAACATAGCTCTTCAATGTCAAAAGTACAATATGGAACCACACCAATCAGATTTTGCCTCCCTTTCCCTTCGGTATATCGAAATGATAccatttcaacaattcaCCGCGTCAAAGGCAGCTCACTATATGTTCTGGAAATATAGAGCATCTATTCTGTGCATcatatcaaagaaaattaCTTTTGCATCAGGAAATGATGTTGCTTTGCGTGACTTACAGAAACATAGCTTTTGTCTAGTGGATGAGATTGCACGTACTACGAAAGACCAAGCTCTTTTGAATGGGTGCACACAAGAGCAGGTAGAATTGTTTAACGAATGCTACTTGGATGCATTGATGTCGGCGTATGAAGTTGCTTTGCATACGAGAGACCAAACAAAAATTACAGAAGTTCTAAGATTAACCGCCAATTCCCTAACTGCacaaattgaaatcctGCTAATAGATACAGCAACTTCTAGTGCCGAATTACCCAGTGGCATGCTGGCTGAAATTATGGAAGCCATAATCGAAAGAAACATCGGTAACACCAACCTCGAGGATTATTTGCTATGTTCCTGGCTAAGGAAACTGATCGATGCTTCATTTAATACAGAAAAAAACTGCTTAAAGAATCTTGCCGAACGTTTATTGGCGAGACTCAGAACCACGTTCAATGAAAACGAGGCAAATGTTGCGGTGTTCAAGCAAGAGGCGGAAATGTTAGCGACACTTACATGGAATGAAGGAGTAAGATCTATCATCAAGGGCTCTAAAAATGTGGGAGCAGACTGGTGTCAGATCTCCATTGattttgcaagatttgTGAATGAAGCATTAGAAAGCCACTTGAAATCTCTATGGAAGTCTCTCGCCTCTTCAGCTGATATGGAGGATCGAGAGGATCGCATCCATGACTACAGTCAGGACGCATGA
- the AIM9 gene encoding Aim9p (similar to Saccharomyces cerevisiae YER080W; ancestral locus Anc_7.271), with the protein MLRSSRNCKQLASVLSRVAQNPLRQVVATRFISEKPPQTFTKLSDENDPERDAFFKYSWGSWLKNDKQEKDRRVTRFSIEGLTDILNDLYAQSRELTKVTKDGQIKPPSYNPNLTVSLPHNLTAKQVGSVNPNEKVRITSMASIHEGKHHRIYKVDTNLDRAFVLRIPYALDNEKTVAYRLKSEVATLDFADLKLGLKVPKVFCYGANALNPVRQPFVLQEYIDGQLLMRDWSPLAEDSEAGKPDESLRKVIEKISDLQKNLLSAEFNEFGSLYFAKDCDTSDKPAYQGESNPDLQNRWRVGPTVERCFWRSKSALKFDEQKKFLGPWSIDSPMDIIKNTGLIEAENARARLALKEAGSSPEAVDEVSLKEQITTFENLARLAPSLFNRNTRAIPNVQDLLKPRLNHPDLDPLNVLISKEGTPYLLDFEGTSIKPFIIQNAPQFVAYDGLKVYNLKEDVPDYEKLSDGEKVQYDFMYKRTRNQYLWESALNERLPKLISAVAPPVKLLRSPYIAAVEKKIDEEYLLVDEALIQLKEVWEILAKNGLVPTEKYPLEYTKEQIEKHTKDLNSFHEKLVSTPFAATRGWIPQDMFDNLVKAGILVKDASGDYSIKQQGTV; encoded by the coding sequence ATGttgagatcttcaagaaattgtaAGCAATTGGCATCTGTCTTGAGTAGAGTTGCTCAGAACCCATTGAGACAAGTGGTGGCAACAAGGTTTATAAGTGAAAAACCACCTCAAACCTTCACCAAGTTATCTGATGAGAACGACCCTGAAAGGGATGCGTTCTTTAAGTACTCCTGGGGTTCATGGTTGAAGAATGACAAACAAGAAAAGGATAGAAGGGTGACTAGGTTCTCAATTGAGGGTCTAACCGATATCCTTAACGATTTGTACGCTCAATCCAGAGAACTGACGAAGGTAACAAAGGATGGTCAAATCAAGCCACCAAGTTACAATCCTAATCTAACAGTTTCTTTGCCTCATAACTTGACCGCTAAACAAGTTGGTTCTGTCAATCCAAATGAGAAAGTCAGGATTACCAGCATGGCTAGTATTCACGAGGGGAAGCATCACAGGATTTACAAAGTGGATACAAACCTGGATAGAGCCTTTGTGCTGAGAATTCCATATGCCCTGGACAACGAAAAGACTGTAGCATACAGGTTAAAGAGTGAAGTAGCTACGTTAGATTTTGCTGATCTGAAATTGGGTCTAAAGGTGCCCAAAGTATTCTGCTACGGTGCTAATGCTTTGAATCCCGTCAGACAGCCTTTCGTTTTGCAGGAATATATCGATGGACAGTTACTGATGAGGGATTGGAGCCCACTAGCCGAAGATTCTGAAGCTGGTAAGCCAGATGAGTCTCTAAGAAAGgtaattgaaaaaatctctgatttgcaaaagaacTTACTCTCTGCCGAGTTTAATGAATTTGGGTCGCTTTACTTCGCAAAGGATTGTGATACATCAGACAAACCGGCATATCAGGGAGAATCTAATCCAGATTTGCAAAATAGATGGAGGGTTGGTCCCACTGTCGAAAGATGCTTCTGGAGATCAAAATCGGCCTTAAAATTTGACGAacagaagaaatttttaGGCCCATGGTCTATTGATTCACCAATGGatatcatcaagaacaCTGGTCTGATCGAAGCAGAAAATGCAAGGGCTAGACTTGCTCTGAAGGAGGCAGGTTCATCCCCAGAAGCCGTGGATGAGGTTTCATTAAAGGAACAAATTActacttttgaaaatttggcCCGCTTGGCTCCAAGTCTGTTCAATCGTAATACTCGCGCAATCCCTAACGTTCaggatcttttgaagccGAGATTGAATCACCCAGACTTGGACCCATTAAATGTTCTCATCTCCAAAGAAGGTACTCCATACCTATTGGACTTCGAAGGAACATCCATCAAACCAttcatcatccaaaatGCCCCACAATTTGTGGCTTACGATGGCCTTAAAGTttacaatttgaaagaggatGTTCCAGACTACGAGAAATTATCAGATGGTGAGAAGGTCCAATACGATTTCATGTACAAAAGGACTCGTAACCAATACTTATGGGAATCTGCTTTGAACGAAAGACTGCCAAAACTAATTTCTGCTGTCGCACCTCCAGTCAAGTTATTAAGAAGTCCATACATTGCCGCCGTcgaaaagaaaattgacGAGGAGTATCTATTAGTAGACGAAGCTTTGATACAGTTGAAAGAGGTTTGGGAAATTCTGGCCAAGAATGGTCTTGTCCCAACCGAAAAATATCCTCTAGAATACACCAAGGAACAAATTGAGAAACATACTAAAGATCTCAATTCATTCCACGAGAAGCTAGTTTCAACACCTTTCGCAGCAACCCGTGGCTGGATCCCACAGGATATGTTCGACAATTTGGTCAAAGCCGGAATTCTAGTCAAGGATGCCAGTGGCGACTACTCTATTAAGCAGCAAGGTACCGTCTGA